One window of Gavia stellata isolate bGavSte3 chromosome Z, bGavSte3.hap2, whole genome shotgun sequence genomic DNA carries:
- the GRAMD2B gene encoding GRAM domain-containing protein 2B — protein sequence MMRKGNSLEDSDFHSESQNSFRKSSNDTPVSPTESFGSVFISSDGENGTDEKRKAGKSPTLLLQTPTSEMEYFDDRKKVDVARTKSSTDSPLLTMDIKSDSKIERKKRASNQLKANAHFHKLFLDVPIDEPLKQSFTCALQKEILYQGKLFLSENWICFHSKVFGKDTKISIPVLSVTLLKKTKTALLVPNALIIATVTDRYMFVSLLSRDNTYKLLKSICGHLEDTSMGNSPNPSSAENSFRADRPTTLPLDFNEDYSDLDGIVQQRRQEMEESSSTGSQTPELECFQDYHVVETQTHLKVSKTEAKSVRSDAHSKRGPDGKAQNSPRNGDSEAFRFFHKVKSQKLLSLNHVLIFYAVLVCVLIFSTFYMRYKINVLEERLTSITSFDSHIKEHPVRQGLGSHLQINADALCDELTANLIKLEKIQNNLQKLLEDGE from the exons ttcagatggagaaaatggaacagatgaaaaaagaaaggcaggaaaatcaCCTACTCTGTTGCTGCAGACCCCTACCAGtgaaatggaatattttgaTGACCGGAAAAAAGTTGATGTTGCTAG GACAAAGAGCAGCACAGATAGTCCGCTCCTGACAATGGATATCAAGAGTGACTCCAagattgaaaggaaaaaacgtGCCTCAAATCAG ctGAAGGCAAATGCACACTTTCATAAGCTGTTTCTAGATGTTCCCATTGACGAGCCCCTGAAACAAA GTTTTACCTGtgctctgcagaaagaaattctATACCAAGGAAAGCTATTCCTTTCTGAAAACTGGATTTGCTTCCATTCCAAGGTTTTTGGTAAAGACACTAAG ATTAGTATACCTGTGCTCTCGGtgacacttctgaaaaaaaccaaaactgccCTTCTTGTGCCAAATGCTCTGATCATAGCAACAGTCACAGATAGG tacaTGTTTGTCTCCTTACTCTCCAGAGATAACACCTACAAGCTATTAAAATCTATCTGTGGACATCTTGAG gATACAAGCATGGGCAACAGTCCAAATCcctcttctgcagaaaacagcttCAGGGCTGATCGTCCTACAACTCTGCCCTTG GATTTCAATGAAGACTATTCTGATCTGGATGGAATAGTGCAGCAGCGGAGGCAAGAGATGGAAGAGTCCAGCAGCACAGGCTCACAGACGCCAGAGCTGGAATGCTTCCAAG ATTATCATGTCGTTGAGACACAGACTCACTTGAAAGTCTCCAAGACTGAGGCAAAGTCTGTCCGTTCAGATGCACACAGTAAACGCGGTCCTGATGGCAAGGCCCAAAACAGTCCTCGAAACG GTGATTCTGAAGCCTTCAGGTTCTTCCACAAAGTGAAGTCACAGAAGTTGTTATCTCTGAACCATGTACTTATATTTTACGCAGTTCT cGTTTGTGTATTAATATTTTCTACCTTCTATATGAGATATAAAATCAATGTCCTGGAGGAACGTCTTACTTCGATCACATCCTTTGATTCACATATTAAGGA ACATCCAGTGCGCCAAGGTTTGGGATCTCATCTGCAAATTAATGCTGATGCCCTTTGTGATGAGTTAACTGCTAATCTTATAAAATTGGAAAAG ATACAGAACAACTTACAAAAACTACTTGAAGATGGTGAATGA